The Castanea sativa cultivar Marrone di Chiusa Pesio chromosome 11, ASM4071231v1 genome contains a region encoding:
- the LOC142614737 gene encoding uncharacterized protein LOC142614737, with protein sequence MGTEETKDPFKGVDWKAVGGDMQKDPGAKPVIKKRLPKRIRQIPEFYFLPRRSLPSAIAFYGSCIAGGIGAGMLLEIWIKKKVKEDGGVIWEFDK encoded by the exons ATGGGAACCGAGGAGACAAAAGACCCATTCAAGGGGGTTGACTGGAAAGCTGTTGGTGGTGACATGCAGAAGGACCCTGGTGCTAAGCCTGTTATAAAGAAGCGGCTCCCAAAAAGGATTAGACAGATTCCAGAGTTCTACTTCCTTCCTCGAAGATCCCTACCATCTGCCATTGCCTTCTATGGGTCATGTATTGCTGGTGGAATTGGTGCTGGGATGCTGCTGGAGATCTggataaaaaagaaagttaaag AGGATGGAGGTGTCATATGGGAGTTTGACAAGTAG